In one window of Nicotiana tabacum cultivar K326 chromosome 12, ASM71507v2, whole genome shotgun sequence DNA:
- the LOC107816837 gene encoding protein WHAT'S THIS FACTOR 1 homolog, chloroplastic, translating to MATQIYVKSQRNGYLSLWDTMFNICVRRRFSLWSMKKDPDLEGALHRNRRWIVNNQIKNIIMRCPNQVASVKYLQKKFNTLDLQGKALNWLKKYPCCFEVYLENDEYYCGLTKRMMFLTEEEESVKDMQEPIYAERLTKLLMMSCDQRLNIMKLNELRRNFGFPDDYLLRIVPKYPQIFRVVNHTGRRSSMEIELTAWNPDLAVSAIERKAIKDGREPGFPCSLPPTWVKSWERFEDFNSTPYISPYLGLDGLVDGSKEMDKRTVGVVHELLSLTLWKKASIFKLGHFRRELCLPEKLNVFLLKHPGIFYVSNRYQIYTVLLREAYNGSELIEKDPLVVVKEKFGELMQEGLHEYNRRHYLLNLEKKRNRGMIMPKPEKRRSQSDEISSEQDKEGGDLGGIFDPEERKRFYKVLFDDNAP from the coding sequence ATGGCAACTCAGATTTATGTGAAAAGCCAGAGAAATGGGTACTTGAGTTTGTGGGATACAATGTTTAATATTTGTGTTCGGCGAAGGTTTTCTCTTTGGTCAATGAAGAAAGATCCAGATCTTGAAGGTGCATTACATAGAAATCGTCGATGGATAGTGAATAATCAGATTAAGAACATTATTATGAGATGTCCTAACCAGGTTGCATCAGTAAAATACCTGCAGAAGAAGTTCAACACTCTTGATCTTCAAGGCAAAGCTCTAAATTGGCTGAAAAAGTATCCTTGTTGCTTTGAAGTCTACCTTGAGAATGATGAGTACTATTGTGGTCTGACTAAAAGAATGATGTTTTTGACTGAAGAGGAAGAGTCTGTTAAGGATATGCAGGAACCGATATATGCTGAGCGATTAAcaaagttgttgatgatgagcTGTGATCAAAGGCTGAATATTATGAAACTTAACGAATTGAGGAGGAATTTTGGATTTCCTGATGATTATTTGCTCAGGATTGTACCCAAGTACCCTCAAATATTTAGAGTTGTTAACCACACCGGGAGGCGGAGTTCGATGGAGATTGAGCTCACAGCCTGGAACCCTGATTTAGCAGTTTCTGCAATCGAAAGAAAGGCCATAAAGGATGGTCGAGAGCCAGGTTTCCCGTGCTCCTTGCCTCCGACTTGGGTCAAATCATGGGAAAGATTTGAAGATTTTAATTCTACTCCATATATTTCACCTTATCTTGGACTTGATGGTTTAGTGGATGGTTCAAAGGAAATGGACAAGAGAACAGTGGGAGTAGTGCATGAGTTACTGTCATTGACCTTGTGGAAAAAGGCATCAATTTTCAAATTGGGCCATTTTAGAAGGGAATTATGTTTACCAGAGAAATTAAATGTTTTTCTGCTCAAACATCCTGGAATATTCTATGTTTCTAACAGATACCAGATCTATACAGTTCTCCTCAGGGAAGCATATAATGGGTCAGAACTGATCGAAAAGGACCCTCTTGTTGTTGTCAaggagaagtttggagaattAATGCAGGAGGGACTCCATGAATATAATCGCAGACATTATCTATTGAATTTAGAAAAGAAGAGGAACAGAGGCATGATAATGCCAAAGCCAGAGAAAAGGAGGAGCCAAAGCGACGAAATTTCATCAGAACAAGATAAGGAAGGAGGAGATTTAGGTGGCATATTTGATCCGGAAGAGAGGAAGCGGTTTTACAAAGTTCTGTTTGATGACAATGCTCCGTAA